The proteins below come from a single Chthonomonadales bacterium genomic window:
- a CDS encoding glycine--tRNA ligase subunit alpha: MTFQDLLITLERFWAERGCLILQPYDVEVGAGTNAPMTTLRALGPEPWNVAYAQPSRRPADGRYALNPMRMQHYYQYQVIMKPSPDEIVDIYLESLRSLGIRAEEHDVRFVEDDWEAPTLGASGVGWEVWLDGTEITQFTYFQQMGGIECRTISAEITYGTERLACCLQGVDSVWEMEWAHGITYGEVEKEAEQQNCAYNFDEADVDALLARFEMYERESLRVVENGLVYPAFDLALKCSHVFNLLDARGSISVTERASYINRVRAMSRKCCLRYLKEREARGYPLLAGVAAPA, from the coding sequence ATGACCTTTCAGGACCTTCTCATCACGCTGGAGCGCTTCTGGGCCGAGCGCGGCTGCCTGATCCTGCAGCCGTACGACGTGGAGGTGGGCGCCGGAACGAACGCCCCCATGACGACGCTGCGCGCCCTGGGCCCCGAGCCGTGGAACGTGGCCTACGCGCAGCCCTCGCGGCGGCCCGCCGACGGCCGCTACGCGCTCAACCCTATGCGCATGCAGCACTATTACCAGTACCAGGTGATCATGAAACCGTCGCCCGACGAGATCGTGGACATCTACCTGGAGAGCCTGCGCTCGCTCGGGATCCGCGCGGAAGAGCACGATGTTCGCTTCGTCGAGGACGACTGGGAGGCGCCGACGCTCGGCGCGTCGGGCGTGGGCTGGGAGGTGTGGCTGGACGGCACCGAGATCACCCAGTTCACCTATTTCCAGCAGATGGGCGGCATTGAGTGCCGCACCATCTCCGCCGAGATCACCTACGGCACGGAACGCCTGGCCTGCTGCCTTCAGGGCGTCGACAGCGTGTGGGAGATGGAGTGGGCTCACGGCATCACCTACGGCGAGGTCGAGAAAGAGGCCGAGCAACAGAACTGCGCGTACAATTTCGATGAGGCGGACGTGGACGCTCTGCTGGCGCGCTTCGAGATGTACGAGCGGGAGAGCCTGCGCGTGGTGGAGAATGGGCTCGTCTACCCGGCGTTCGACCTGGCCTTGAAGTGCTCGCACGTCTTCAACCTGCTGGATGCGCGCGGCAGCATCTCTGTGACGGAGCGGGCCAGCTACATCAACCGCGTGCGCGCCATGTCGCGCAAGTGCTGCTTGCGGTACCTCAAGGAGCGCGAGGCGCGCGGCTACCCGCTGCTGGCGGGCGTGGCCGCGCCCGCGTAG
- a CDS encoding DUF5060 domain-containing protein has protein sequence MRHRQAGLRARTTRIGALLAVLALSAPATAQVRAEIGPRGEVTAVRVGGATILTDLAVSIVRPGWTGNIVDQRGAPGVTARRQDGAAIYSGRLTGAGPAARLREVVRTAPGRVTLRYELTPEADMDAECVLLQGLLPAEPHAGRTAYVVAERPPVRGTLPARYGGGGHVLVGSRAAEWIGFSLPSGAALRVTPDGLSAQLQDNRRWDTPAFGLLLTAPGGRLRAGVPVRFGVTLAVDTARGLGRDASLLERGTLAAVRMADSRRLAVRRAAPRSPRCPVYGLCEVTAEVAATYDNPFDPDQIAVDAEITRPDGRRVTVPGFFDVPMRLERHGGAERLLLAGEAGFRVRYAPTMPGKHLIVIRAKARAAVARSAPMWITATAPKAHGFVRRASRAPHAFAFDDGAPYVPVGLNLCWATGPRPVADYAAWLRALGKAGGNWARLWLAYNEKGMEWSAAPTPKPGTGTYAGLGRYALDNAWRLDEIVRLAGESGVRLMLCMGTYGEFTEGGYFDEGCWVSNPYNAANGGPCATPADFWTDARARKLYQRRLRYAVARWGWSPAIFAWEFWNEVPPTAGVEAWVAEMAGWLKRNDPNRHMVSTTYGSPAMWRCRDVDFTMTHMYGQAGGTPDFTDRIARTTREMLGFGKPYLLAEFGIDWQKDDGHWDPRGTGTNLHNGGWAALLSGAAGTAMLWYWDGYVAPRGLFGTLAPVRRFADTVPWPSTPMAPVAGITVTGDSAAPETFRELVVPAEAEWGRTPGSVYTVGRDGSVRGGPVAMTIGSPARGNPGELFTQLTWRVDMPASGRVYLRLGQVCQSARLVVKVDGETRVDRALAAGEPGKGPWKSAAYLAQYGVWTSDYDEDIALDLATGPHAITVANTEGDWLQIRSVRLPAYRSSHHPDVRALALGGRRLRLLWLQNGESTWRAAYEGRAPAPLSGLRVRVPADDGLWKVEWWDTWRGVVTRRERVRAAGGALTLAAPSLTRDVAARCERL, from the coding sequence ATGCGGCATCGGCAGGCAGGGCTGCGAGCCCGAACCACGCGGATCGGGGCGCTGCTGGCCGTTCTGGCCCTCTCGGCGCCGGCGACGGCCCAGGTGCGCGCGGAGATCGGGCCCCGTGGCGAGGTGACCGCGGTGCGCGTGGGCGGCGCGACGATCCTTACCGATCTGGCCGTCTCCATCGTGCGGCCCGGCTGGACCGGCAACATCGTGGACCAGCGCGGCGCGCCCGGCGTGACGGCGCGCCGCCAGGACGGCGCAGCCATCTATTCGGGGCGGCTTACGGGCGCGGGGCCCGCCGCGCGCCTGCGCGAGGTCGTGCGCACGGCGCCTGGACGCGTTACGCTGCGCTATGAGCTGACGCCCGAGGCCGACATGGACGCCGAATGCGTGCTGCTCCAGGGCCTGTTGCCCGCCGAGCCCCACGCGGGCAGGACCGCCTACGTCGTGGCCGAAAGGCCGCCGGTGCGCGGGACCTTGCCCGCGCGCTACGGCGGCGGCGGCCACGTCCTGGTCGGCAGCCGGGCAGCGGAATGGATCGGCTTCTCGCTCCCCTCGGGCGCCGCGCTGCGCGTGACGCCAGACGGGCTCTCCGCCCAGCTTCAGGACAACCGCCGATGGGACACGCCCGCCTTCGGGCTGCTGCTGACGGCACCTGGCGGGCGGCTGCGGGCGGGCGTCCCGGTGCGCTTCGGCGTGACGCTGGCGGTGGACACGGCCCGAGGGCTCGGCAGGGACGCCTCCTTGCTGGAGCGGGGAACGCTCGCCGCCGTGCGAATGGCGGACTCGCGCCGGCTGGCCGTGCGGCGCGCGGCGCCACGGTCGCCGCGCTGTCCGGTGTACGGCCTGTGCGAGGTGACGGCGGAAGTGGCGGCCACCTACGACAACCCGTTCGACCCCGATCAGATCGCCGTCGACGCGGAGATCACCCGCCCCGACGGCCGGCGCGTGACGGTGCCGGGGTTCTTCGACGTGCCGATGCGCCTGGAGCGCCACGGAGGGGCCGAGCGGCTGCTCCTGGCCGGCGAGGCCGGCTTCCGCGTGCGGTATGCGCCCACCATGCCGGGGAAGCACCTCATCGTGATCCGCGCGAAGGCGCGCGCCGCCGTCGCGCGCTCCGCGCCGATGTGGATCACGGCGACCGCACCGAAGGCGCACGGGTTCGTGCGGCGCGCGAGCCGGGCGCCGCACGCCTTCGCCTTCGACGACGGAGCGCCCTACGTGCCGGTGGGCCTCAACCTCTGCTGGGCGACCGGGCCGAGGCCGGTGGCCGACTACGCGGCGTGGCTGCGCGCGCTGGGCAAGGCGGGAGGCAACTGGGCGCGGCTGTGGCTGGCCTACAACGAGAAGGGCATGGAGTGGTCGGCCGCGCCCACCCCGAAGCCAGGCACGGGGACCTACGCCGGCCTGGGACGCTACGCGCTGGATAACGCGTGGCGCCTGGACGAGATCGTGCGGCTGGCGGGCGAGAGCGGCGTGCGGCTCATGCTCTGCATGGGCACCTATGGCGAGTTCACCGAGGGCGGCTACTTCGACGAGGGATGCTGGGTGAGCAACCCGTACAACGCCGCGAACGGCGGCCCGTGCGCGACCCCCGCGGACTTCTGGACCGACGCGAGGGCGCGCAAGCTCTATCAGCGGCGGCTGCGCTATGCCGTGGCGCGCTGGGGCTGGTCGCCGGCCATCTTCGCCTGGGAGTTCTGGAACGAGGTGCCGCCGACGGCGGGCGTGGAGGCCTGGGTGGCCGAGATGGCCGGCTGGCTGAAGCGCAACGACCCGAACCGGCACATGGTGAGCACCACCTACGGCTCCCCGGCGATGTGGCGCTGCCGTGATGTCGACTTTACGATGACCCACATGTACGGCCAGGCTGGAGGGACGCCGGACTTCACCGACCGCATCGCGCGCACCACTCGCGAGATGCTCGGCTTTGGCAAGCCCTACCTGCTGGCGGAGTTCGGCATCGACTGGCAGAAAGACGACGGCCACTGGGACCCGCGCGGCACCGGAACGAACCTGCACAACGGGGGCTGGGCAGCCCTGCTATCCGGGGCGGCGGGCACGGCAATGCTCTGGTACTGGGACGGCTACGTGGCGCCGCGCGGGCTGTTCGGCACGCTCGCGCCGGTGCGCCGCTTCGCGGACACCGTGCCCTGGCCGAGCACGCCGATGGCGCCCGTGGCGGGGATCACAGTGACCGGCGACTCGGCGGCGCCGGAGACGTTTCGCGAGCTGGTGGTGCCCGCCGAGGCGGAATGGGGGCGCACGCCGGGCAGCGTCTACACGGTGGGCCGAGACGGGTCGGTGCGCGGCGGGCCCGTGGCGATGACCATCGGCAGCCCGGCGCGCGGCAATCCGGGCGAGCTGTTCACACAGCTCACCTGGCGCGTCGACATGCCGGCCAGCGGCCGCGTCTACCTGCGGCTGGGGCAGGTGTGCCAGAGCGCGCGGCTCGTGGTGAAGGTGGACGGCGAGACGCGCGTGGACCGCGCGCTGGCGGCCGGCGAGCCGGGCAAGGGGCCGTGGAAGTCGGCGGCCTACCTGGCGCAGTACGGCGTCTGGACGAGCGACTACGACGAGGACATCGCCCTCGACCTGGCGACCGGCCCCCATGCCATCACCGTGGCCAACACGGAAGGTGACTGGCTGCAGATCCGCTCGGTCCGCCTTCCGGCCTATCG